A genomic window from Streptomyces sp. MST-110588 includes:
- a CDS encoding histidine phosphatase family protein, whose product MPTLILVRHGRSTANTSGLLAGRMPNVALDERGLTQAGALPGRLAELPLAAVVSSPLERCRETVRPLLDSRPGLPLHIEERVNECDYGLWSGRKLTELNDEPLMEVVQQHPSAAAFPGGESMRGMQARAVDAVRDWNARIEEEHGAEAVYVICSHGDVIKSLVADALGLHLDHFQRISVEPCSLTAIRYTRLRPYLLRLGDTGDFAGLAPREDGSSAADARDAAVGGGAGAP is encoded by the coding sequence ATGCCCACGCTGATCCTGGTGCGGCACGGCCGCTCCACCGCGAACACCTCCGGCCTGCTGGCGGGCCGGATGCCCAATGTGGCGCTCGACGAGCGGGGCCTGACCCAGGCCGGGGCGCTGCCCGGCCGGCTGGCGGAACTGCCGCTGGCCGCCGTGGTCAGCAGCCCGCTGGAGCGCTGCCGGGAGACGGTCCGCCCGCTCCTGGACTCCCGGCCGGGCCTGCCGCTGCACATCGAGGAACGCGTCAACGAGTGCGACTACGGTCTGTGGTCGGGCCGCAAGCTCACCGAACTGAACGACGAGCCGCTGATGGAGGTCGTCCAGCAGCATCCGTCCGCGGCGGCCTTCCCCGGGGGCGAGTCGATGCGGGGCATGCAGGCCCGGGCCGTGGACGCGGTACGCGACTGGAACGCCCGGATCGAGGAGGAGCACGGCGCCGAGGCGGTGTACGTGATCTGCTCGCACGGCGATGTCATCAAGTCGCTGGTCGCCGACGCCCTGGGGCTGCACCTGGACCACTTCCAGCGGATCTCGGTCGAGCCCTGCTCGCTCACCGCGATCCGTTACACCAGACTGCGGCCCTATCTCCTGCGGCTCGGGGACACCGGCGACTTCGCCGGCCTGGCGCCCCGCGAGGACGGGAGCTCGGCGGCCGACGCACGCGACGCGGCCGTCGGCGGTGGCGCGGGAGCACCGTGA
- the mshC gene encoding cysteine--1-D-myo-inosityl 2-amino-2-deoxy-alpha-D-glucopyranoside ligase, whose translation MHAWPASEVPALPGQGRDLRIHDTATGGRVTLAPGPVARIYVCGITPYDATHMGHAATYNAFDLVQRVWLDTKRQVHYVQNVTDVDDPLLKRANDTGDDWTALAERETALFREDMTALRMLPPRQYVGAVEAIPGIVPLVERLRDAGAAYELDGDVYFSVESDPHFGEVSHLDAEAMRLLSAERGGDPERPGKKNPLDPMLWMAARDGEPSWDGGTLGRGRPGWHIECVAIALEHLGMGFDVQGGGSDLAFPHHEMGASHAQALTGEHPFAKAYVHAGMVALNGEKMSKSKGNLVFVSKVRHDGTDPAAIRLALLAHHYRADWEWTDAVLEEAVERLARWRAAVSRPDGPSADALLEEIRAALADDLDSPSALAAVDRWAAAQQAGGGTDEGAPGLVSRAVDALLGVAL comes from the coding sequence ATGCATGCATGGCCCGCTTCTGAGGTCCCCGCCCTGCCTGGCCAGGGCCGCGATCTGAGGATCCACGACACCGCGACCGGCGGACGGGTGACCCTCGCCCCCGGTCCCGTCGCCCGCATCTACGTCTGCGGCATCACGCCGTACGACGCGACCCATATGGGGCACGCGGCGACCTACAACGCGTTCGACCTGGTTCAGCGCGTGTGGCTCGACACGAAGCGCCAGGTGCACTACGTGCAGAACGTCACCGACGTCGACGACCCCCTCCTGAAGCGGGCCAACGACACGGGGGACGACTGGACGGCACTCGCCGAACGCGAAACCGCCCTCTTCCGCGAGGACATGACCGCCCTGCGGATGCTCCCGCCGCGCCAGTACGTCGGCGCCGTCGAAGCCATACCCGGGATCGTGCCGCTGGTGGAGCGGCTGCGGGACGCGGGCGCGGCGTACGAACTTGACGGCGACGTCTACTTCTCCGTCGAGTCCGACCCCCACTTCGGCGAGGTCTCGCACCTGGACGCGGAGGCGATGCGGCTGCTGTCCGCCGAGCGCGGCGGCGACCCGGAGCGGCCGGGCAAGAAGAACCCCCTCGACCCGATGCTGTGGATGGCCGCCCGCGACGGCGAGCCGAGCTGGGACGGCGGCACGCTGGGCCGGGGCCGGCCCGGCTGGCACATCGAGTGCGTCGCCATCGCCCTGGAACACCTGGGCATGGGCTTCGACGTGCAGGGCGGCGGCTCCGACCTGGCCTTCCCGCACCACGAGATGGGTGCCTCGCACGCCCAGGCCCTCACCGGCGAACACCCCTTCGCCAAGGCGTACGTGCACGCCGGGATGGTCGCCCTGAACGGCGAGAAGATGTCCAAGTCCAAGGGCAACCTCGTCTTCGTCTCCAAGGTGCGCCACGACGGCACCGACCCGGCCGCCATCCGCCTGGCCCTGCTCGCCCACCACTACCGCGCCGACTGGGAGTGGACCGACGCGGTGCTGGAGGAGGCGGTCGAGCGGCTCGCCCGCTGGCGGGCCGCGGTCTCCCGGCCCGACGGCCCGTCCGCCGACGCCCTCCTGGAGGAGATCCGCGCGGCGCTGGCCGACGACCTGGACTCGCCCTCCGCGCTCGCCGCGGTCGACCGCTGGGCCGCGGCGCAGCAGGCCGGCGGCGGTACGGACGAGGGGGCGCCGGGCCTGGTCTCCCGGGCGGTGGACGCGCTGCTCGGCGTGGCGCTGTGA
- a CDS encoding DUF3090 domain-containing protein produces MSRQVFFYDAPDRFVAGTVGLPGRRSFFLQATASGRTTSVALEKTQVAALAERIDELLDEVVRRSGGNAPVPAVAPTELSDTAPLESPVEEEFRVGTMALAWDGEEQRMIVEAQALVELDADTDEDLAEAEERLLQDDENGPPMLRVRLTGTMARAFAKRALEVVNAGRPPCPLCSLPLDPEGHVCPRQNGYRRDA; encoded by the coding sequence TTGTCCCGTCAGGTGTTCTTTTACGACGCGCCGGACCGCTTCGTGGCCGGTACGGTCGGGTTGCCTGGCCGTCGCAGCTTCTTCCTTCAGGCCACCGCCTCCGGTCGCACGACGAGCGTCGCGCTGGAGAAGACCCAGGTCGCGGCGCTCGCCGAGCGCATCGACGAGCTGCTGGACGAGGTGGTGCGCCGCAGCGGCGGCAACGCGCCCGTCCCGGCCGTCGCCCCCACCGAACTGTCCGACACCGCGCCGCTGGAGTCCCCGGTCGAGGAGGAGTTCCGGGTCGGCACGATGGCACTCGCCTGGGACGGCGAGGAGCAGCGCATGATCGTCGAGGCCCAGGCGCTGGTCGAACTGGACGCCGATACGGACGAGGACCTCGCCGAGGCCGAGGAACGGCTCCTCCAGGACGACGAGAACGGCCCGCCGATGCTGCGGGTCCGCCTCACCGGCACCATGGCCAGGGCGTTCGCCAAGCGGGCCCTGGAAGTCGTCAACGCCGGCCGCCCGCCGTGCCCGCTGTGCAGCCTGCCGCTCGACCCGGAGGGACACGTATGTCCGCGCCAGAACGGATACCGCCGGGACGCGTGA
- a CDS encoding SCO1664 family protein codes for MSTDQATDQATDQATGQTADQTTERAAQQPAGSLSDGAGGLSAELLAHGELTVRGQVREASNAVLYCTVAHEGASGPCVYKPVAGERPLWDFPDGTLAQREVAAYEVSRATGWGLIPTTVLRDGPYGQGMVQEWIEAAPPGEGAELLALTDEEEPAPGWKAVGFAEVGQGRTALLVHADDARLRRLAVLDAVINNGDRKGGHLLPTADGRLFAIDHGVTFNAEDKLRTLLWGWAGEPLTSEAVEVLGHLARELAAGAPLAARLAELITAAELDALRERVAGLIRTGTHPVPGGDWPPIPWPPV; via the coding sequence ATGTCCACCGACCAGGCCACCGACCAGGCCACCGACCAGGCCACCGGCCAAACAGCGGATCAGACCACGGAGCGGGCCGCGCAGCAGCCGGCCGGCAGCCTTTCCGACGGTGCCGGCGGGCTGTCCGCCGAGCTGCTGGCGCACGGCGAGCTGACGGTGCGCGGCCAGGTGCGCGAGGCGTCCAACGCCGTGCTGTACTGCACGGTCGCCCATGAGGGCGCCTCGGGCCCTTGCGTCTACAAGCCGGTCGCCGGCGAGCGCCCCCTGTGGGACTTCCCCGACGGCACCCTGGCCCAGCGGGAGGTCGCCGCGTACGAGGTCTCCCGGGCCACCGGCTGGGGGCTGATCCCCACGACGGTGCTGCGGGACGGCCCGTACGGGCAGGGCATGGTCCAGGAGTGGATCGAGGCCGCGCCCCCGGGCGAGGGCGCCGAGCTGCTGGCGCTGACCGACGAGGAGGAGCCCGCCCCCGGCTGGAAGGCGGTCGGTTTCGCCGAGGTCGGCCAGGGCCGTACGGCGCTGCTCGTGCACGCCGACGACGCCCGGCTGCGGCGGCTGGCGGTCCTCGACGCGGTGATCAACAACGGTGACCGCAAGGGCGGCCACCTGCTGCCCACCGCCGACGGCCGGCTCTTCGCCATCGACCACGGCGTCACCTTCAACGCCGAGGACAAGCTGCGGACGCTCCTGTGGGGGTGGGCGGGCGAGCCGCTGACCTCGGAGGCCGTGGAGGTGCTGGGGCATCTGGCGCGGGAGCTGGCGGCCGGGGCGCCGCTCGCCGCCCGATTGGCCGAGCTGATCACCGCGGCCGAGCTGGACGCGCTGCGGGAGCGGGTCGCCGGCCTGATACGGACCGGCACCCACCCGGTGCCCGGCGGCGACTGGCCGCCGATCCCCTGGCCCCCTGTGTGA